From Solidesulfovibrio carbinoliphilus subsp. oakridgensis, the proteins below share one genomic window:
- a CDS encoding DNA-methyltransferase yields the protein MSHKQQKKDGNTGTSREALGLVPAKETAAPACPLADALAEGFVHGDALELLPRLPARSVDLFFMSPPYADARAYSRIHPDRYVEWFLPFARAMLDAAKDSGSMILNIKNRVANRGALKGQRHPYVYALVLALQHMGWRWLETYIWAKPNAVPGRFGPRTKDSFEYVYHFAKGVRPHFDLDAVRVPYKADPAEIARRKRDTLGRRNTMAGFGRDRTKTYLLGGADPGNVVSVPQTYNQHRGVAHTAAMPEGLAEFFIRVASPAGGVVIDPFAGSGTTVVVARRLGRLAGGFELHEEYVAEAKRRLAADVADDVPGSLTDAG from the coding sequence ATGAGCCACAAGCAGCAGAAAAAAGACGGGAACACCGGCACGTCCAGGGAGGCGCTGGGCCTCGTCCCGGCCAAGGAAACGGCGGCCCCGGCCTGTCCGCTGGCAGACGCCCTGGCCGAGGGATTCGTCCACGGCGACGCCCTGGAACTGTTGCCCCGCCTCCCGGCCCGGAGCGTGGACCTCTTTTTCATGAGTCCGCCCTATGCCGACGCCCGGGCCTACAGCCGCATCCATCCCGACCGGTACGTCGAATGGTTCCTGCCCTTTGCCCGGGCCATGCTGGACGCGGCCAAGGATTCCGGCAGCATGATCCTGAACATCAAGAACCGGGTGGCCAACCGGGGGGCCTTGAAGGGCCAGCGCCACCCCTACGTCTACGCCCTGGTCCTGGCCCTGCAGCACATGGGCTGGCGGTGGCTCGAGACCTACATCTGGGCCAAGCCCAACGCCGTGCCCGGCCGGTTCGGGCCGCGCACCAAGGACAGCTTCGAATACGTCTACCACTTTGCCAAGGGCGTGCGTCCCCACTTCGACCTGGACGCGGTGCGCGTGCCCTACAAGGCCGATCCGGCCGAGATCGCCCGCCGCAAGCGCGACACCCTTGGCCGGCGAAACACCATGGCCGGGTTCGGCCGGGACCGGACCAAGACCTATCTCCTCGGCGGCGCGGACCCGGGCAACGTGGTGTCCGTGCCCCAGACCTACAACCAGCACCGGGGCGTGGCCCATACCGCGGCCATGCCCGAGGGGCTGGCGGAATTTTTCATCCGGGTGGCCTCGCCGGCCGGCGGGGTGGTGATCGACCCCTTTGCCGGCAGCGGCACCACGGTGGTGGTGGCCCGGCGTCTGGGCCGTCTGGCCGGCGGGTTCGAGCTCCACGAGGAGTACGTGGCCGAGGCGAAACGGCGGCTGGCCGCGGACGTGGCCGACGACGTGCCGGGTTCGCTTACCGACGCCGGGTGA
- a CDS encoding hybrid sensor histidine kinase/response regulator — MTDRTARPSVLLVDDVPANIRVLAEYLRDGHDIHVATRGEDALELAARLLPDIILLDVVMPGLDGYEVCRRLKAGPATREIPVIFVTARFAPEDEAFGLSLGAVDYLAKPVSPAVVRARVKNHLELRAARVTLARQNAALTEAAKLREDVDHIMRHDLKAPLTGIIGLPPLILDEGGLSENQALFLRLIEENGLKMLSMINLSLDLFKMERGAYVLRPEPVDMAQMARRLFTELAPASAHRQVACALTLAGEPDDGAAPCLIAGERLLLYTMLANTLKNALEASPARATVTVDLQPGDPAVLTVANRGAVPADIRQRFFKKFATSGKAGGTGLGAYSARLIAETHGGCARMETSDATDTTTVILVLPQPDSVPSAA; from the coding sequence ATGACCGACCGCACCGCCAGGCCCTCCGTCCTGCTCGTGGACGACGTGCCGGCCAACATCCGCGTTCTGGCCGAGTACCTGCGCGACGGCCACGACATCCACGTGGCCACGCGCGGGGAAGACGCCCTGGAACTGGCGGCGCGCCTCTTGCCGGACATCATCCTCCTCGACGTGGTCATGCCGGGCCTCGACGGCTACGAGGTCTGCCGGCGGCTCAAGGCCGGTCCGGCCACCCGGGAGATCCCCGTCATCTTCGTCACCGCCCGCTTCGCCCCCGAGGACGAGGCCTTCGGCCTGTCGCTCGGGGCCGTGGACTACCTGGCCAAGCCGGTCAGCCCGGCCGTGGTCCGGGCCCGGGTGAAAAACCACCTGGAGCTGCGGGCGGCCCGGGTGACGCTGGCCCGGCAAAACGCGGCCCTGACCGAGGCGGCCAAGCTGCGCGAGGACGTGGACCACATCATGCGCCACGACCTGAAGGCCCCGCTGACCGGCATCATCGGCCTGCCGCCGCTGATCCTGGACGAAGGCGGCCTCTCCGAGAACCAGGCCCTTTTTCTGCGCCTGATCGAGGAAAACGGCCTCAAGATGCTCTCCATGATCAACCTGTCCCTGGATCTGTTCAAGATGGAGCGCGGGGCCTACGTCCTTCGCCCGGAACCCGTGGACATGGCCCAAATGGCGCGCAGGCTTTTCACGGAACTCGCGCCTGCCTCCGCCCACCGGCAAGTGGCCTGCGCCCTGACCCTGGCCGGGGAGCCCGACGACGGCGCGGCCCCGTGCCTGATTGCCGGCGAACGGCTGCTCCTTTATACCATGCTGGCCAACACCCTGAAAAACGCCCTGGAGGCCTCGCCGGCCCGGGCCACGGTCACGGTGGACTTGCAACCGGGCGATCCGGCCGTCCTCACCGTGGCCAACCGGGGCGCGGTGCCGGCCGATATCCGCCAGCGGTTCTTCAAGAAGTTCGCCACCTCGGGCAAGGCCGGCGGCACCGGCCTCGGGGCCTATTCGGCCCGGCTGATTGCCGAGACCCACGGCGGATGCGCCCGCATGGAGACGTCCGACGCCACGGACACGACCACCGTCATCCTGGTCCTGCCCCAGCCGGATTCCGTGCCCTCGGCCGCCTGA